Proteins from a single region of Segatella copri:
- a CDS encoding site-specific integrase, with translation MKSTFSIIFYLKRQVVKKDGTVPVMGRITVDGTQSQFSCKTTANPNLWDTKGGRMIGKSMQALEVNRKLDKMRVSISKHYQEIMDRDNFVTADKVKNAFLGLEYRCHTLMKVYSQSRDEMEKQYKAGMKSLSTYTKYRIGCAYVGEFLQTHYHVKDIALKELSLPFITDYETFLRTDKHLKINSAMVFVRNLRAMVFRAIDNEWLVKDPFRRYEYKEEETTREFLSKEEIHLLMETPITRKKMSMVRDLFLFCCFTGLAFIDLYNLKEENIKTFFDDGEWIIIHRQKTGTEANIKLLDYPKQIMEKYRGLCEDGRVFPVPNYQSCMDSLKRLGKKCGITKPLSWHMSRHSFATSVCLSNGVPIETVSSMLGHKDIKTTQVYAKITKEKLSKDVEKLSQQINNIEEFTFGNVCNDNTNTINGRV, from the coding sequence ATGAAGAGTACATTTTCAATTATCTTCTACCTCAAAAGACAGGTAGTAAAGAAAGATGGTACTGTTCCAGTTATGGGACGTATCACAGTGGACGGAACACAGTCGCAGTTCAGTTGCAAGACAACTGCCAATCCAAATTTGTGGGACACCAAGGGCGGACGCATGATAGGTAAGAGTATGCAGGCTTTGGAAGTGAACCGCAAATTGGACAAGATGCGTGTGAGTATCAGTAAGCATTATCAGGAGATTATGGACAGGGACAACTTCGTCACTGCCGACAAGGTGAAGAACGCCTTTCTTGGCTTGGAGTATCGTTGCCATACACTGATGAAAGTCTATTCTCAAAGCCGTGATGAAATGGAAAAGCAATATAAGGCTGGCATGAAATCTTTGAGTACATACACGAAGTATAGAATCGGGTGTGCCTATGTGGGCGAGTTCTTGCAGACGCATTACCATGTGAAGGATATTGCTCTGAAAGAGTTATCGCTGCCTTTTATCACAGACTACGAGACTTTTCTCAGAACAGACAAGCATCTGAAGATAAATTCTGCAATGGTGTTTGTCCGCAATCTCCGTGCAATGGTATTCCGTGCCATAGATAATGAATGGCTCGTAAAAGACCCATTCAGACGATATGAGTACAAGGAAGAAGAGACCACAAGAGAGTTTCTGAGCAAAGAAGAGATTCACCTGTTGATGGAAACACCTATCACAAGAAAGAAGATGAGCATGGTACGTGATTTGTTTCTGTTCTGTTGTTTCACTGGTCTCGCCTTCATAGATCTTTATAACCTGAAGGAAGAGAACATCAAAACGTTCTTTGACGATGGCGAGTGGATAATAATCCATCGACAGAAGACAGGAACGGAAGCCAACATCAAGTTGCTTGACTATCCCAAGCAGATTATGGAAAAATACCGTGGATTGTGTGAAGACGGCAGGGTGTTTCCAGTACCCAACTACCAAAGTTGTATGGATTCGCTCAAAAGACTGGGCAAGAAATGTGGTATCACCAAGCCGCTGTCCTGGCACATGAGCCGTCATTCGTTCGCAACCTCGGTTTGCCTCTCCAACGGAGTTCCAATAGAAACCGTGAGTTCAATGCTTGGTCACAAGGACATAAAGACAACCCAGGTGTATGCCAAGATTACCAAGGAGAAATTGAGCAAAGACGTGG